The genomic DNA TCTTTGGAAcgtcttcggacatcttcggatATTATCGGACCCCTACGAAAAATCTTGGCactcttaaaataaaaaatgtcacgCCTATAAATGTTAAAAGGTTGGCAGGTATGGGTTTGCACAAAAAAGTCGGGAtcacgggattgaagaaccctattggggaccctTGTATACCTGAGCCCACGATAAAGTCCGGAGACTGGTTAGCAGATACCTTTTTAACAGCTGCCTAACAGCAAGTTTTTCTCCTGCTAACATGAATGGGGCGGAGAAAACAGATGACATTTcgcgatgccaccactggtttcatTTTGCGTTGAAACCAGGGGATGTTTTCTCAAGCTGACGATTTTCCcacaaccaaaatttcttggatgcatagatggTACTCCGCtacgcgcgcgagagctcctcTTTAACGTCCCATGGGCCAAAATCTGGAGGCAATCGGAAGTAACgcaatttttttggtattttttccGCATGAAGAATATCTAAAGGTCCTAATGAAAATGAATCAAGCGCTGAAAAGAACACACCCTAATTATTATCATGATTGTGTAGTTTCATGGAGAGATTAGACGACTTATCTTTGAGACATATTTCACGATTCCTCGACCCAGAAGACATCATCCGGGTAGGCAGAACATGCAAGCGAATGTATTCAGCGATGCCCCGAGTTGTGGAATGGCGTGGGAAGGACTTTAAGGTGAATGCTGGATACTATTGCCGGCCGGAATTGTATTTTGACGGCCCGGAGCTTTCTCATACCGTCCAGAAACTGAATTTGTCAGTCACTTGGCACGACCAAGGTTGGGGAAATCGCAAGGGCGAGTTGTGGTTGAATTTGATGAGACGACCTAAAGACGGCGGTGGTGAACCAGCTCAGATAGCCTCATATCGGCCGTTGTTTGGGATTGCAGAGCACTTCACAAAATCATCTAAGACAGCGATTCAACATCATCCTGTCGTTACCGAAGCAAGACCGGGAGATTTCTACAGGTTTATGAGACACgttggaggaggaggagggcaTAGTCTGAAGGTGTGGAACTTCCGAGTGGTCGCCACACTGTAGAATGACAATAACCTTACcaagaaacttttttgtttgtcaAGCTAAACTCGCTCGTGTATTAAGTCGAGTAAGCAACAGAATACACGGCAActaattttaatcattttgaATACAAATGTTCCTACCATGTTCTCTTAAATAAAAGCGTTTTGACTGAAGTAGCACACGTGGAGCTTAttttgttgcgtgacatccTGGTCTCTTTGAGTGTCACGGAAACCGGTCCTTTCGATAGGAGCCGTGAAACCAACATCAGCCGAGGTTCCTGAACTTTTGGTCGTGATCTAAGCTGCGTTTGTaaattttaaactatttttttaatatttatgtGTTTTCAAAATTGTTTACGCACGAAATTAACATTTTTAGTGAGCCTTTGTTTTCTGGGGTCAGCTGATCAACTTCAGTACAGAGAAAGCTTGTAACCTTTCAGTTTCGTCGGTCGGTGAGGTCTGTCTTAACTTCTGGTAAAATTTACCTATTAAGTTATTGACTTGTCTTTTTAATTGCTATGGAAAGATTAGACGACTTGGCCCTGAGACACATAGCTGCATTTCTCAACCCTGAAGACATCGTAAACTTAGGTAGAACATGCAAGAGAATGCACTCAGTAATGCCTCAAGTTGTTTTGTATGACGAGGAATGGCGAGGAGAAGACTTTGAGATCGACGGCCCTCGAGGAGGTCATTTCTGGCCTGAATTGTACTTTGACGGACCGGATCTTTCTAGTACTGTCAAGAAATTGAGTTTGTCGGTTATTTGGAACGACCAAGGCTGGGGAAATCGAAAGGGTGAGTTATTCTTGAAATTGATCAGACGAGATGGCAGTGGTGAGAACATTGTAGCCGAACATCGGCGATTGTTTGGCATCGCAGAACACATGGAAACACCGGCAAGTGTTGTGATTGAAAACCACCAGGTGGTTAAACAAGCAAGACCTGGAGATTTCTACAGGTTTATGAGAAACGCTGGAGGAGGAGGGGGACACAGTCTGACAGTGAGGAACTTTCGAGCTGTTGCTTCACTTTGCAAGGTTATCTGAACAGGAAGAGCTTGCTGACCACAAGTATCACAGCATTTGGGATGAAAATGATATAGCAGATGCTCGTCGCAAAGAAGACATGTATATGAATATGCATGACAGATTAATGAAAATACCCACACCTCAACATATGGCTGGGTAGGGGCATGTGTTGATTATTCTTTATAGAGATTTTTAACTACCCTCCTCACTCCCCATACTACCcaaattaaaaaatgtaataCAAAAATAGtgaatcaaatttctttttgcacaatattcaaaaaataaattcggCCAGagggttttcatttgaatggtaagaCCCCATAATTTCTTCATTAGTTTTAAAAAGTGATTGGTGGATCTTGTTTAATAGAACTCCAGAGTTATGCATTGTTAAAGTGGCTATTTAATTTCCCATAGTTAGGCCAAACTTTGGGTAAATGATAAGATTTTGCATAGGTCAGTCTGGTTTCATATAATTGATGAAAATTATTCATTATGTTTTTTATGTATAAAAGGAATTAACATTATTGTAAGTGACTATAAGAATAATTATTACTATAGTCATAGTACACTTAAAAGTATTTCCCAAAAAGATTAGTTGAAGATCATACAATTCAAGTTACATGTAATGTACTAGCTCAAGcataacaaaataattttcttaaaagaggcATGGGCAGAAAGagattttaaataaaacaattatttggCAGCAGAACAAGATTGTGTCTGTAATATTAATCATACTCAGGATTAAACAAATCAGATCACCTTGCATCACTCATACGATGACTGACTTCATTCAGTCCCATAACCGTTACAAAATGGCAAATACTAAATATTATATTTACTATAAAGGAGTCTTCAGCCAGGGGCATATTTTACTATCAACTGTGGTGGGGTGCTAAAAAAAAGTTTGGTTCCAGCGAGTAGGTCAAAACATatgcagttaaaaaaaaaaacgattgatTTATCTTCTAGCTTATTTAACAAATGCATCAGGGAAACAAATACCGGTAGCAGTATATATGATGTTAAGAAGATGCCTGTCCTCCTTGTCGAAATCATTATGTTTATCTTGTGCCTGCCCCCTTACTTCTTTTCATCTATTGTGCCGGCTACCCTTAACTCTGAAAACGTTATGAATTTACTACTTAAGGGATGATGCTCAACAAAGACTGCATGTTAAAGGTTGTTTAAATGAGCCATGTCATGCTTAAAACAAGATAGGCTTAAGTTACATTAGTCACCTTATGGCTTTTTAAGTTTACCACACTTGATGTAAAATACGTCTACCGCGCTTACAAGCTTTGGATGCAAAAAATATATCACTGTATTCAATTCAAGGAAATCCATTATTTGCCACAATCTCCTTGTAGACCTGTGCAGATCTTTTTGGAGTGCGTGGGCGTTTGGGATCATCAAAGTTTACATGATGAATACCAAATCTAAACCTATAGCCATCATCCCATTCAAAGTTGTCCATCAATGACCAAACAAAATATCCTTTTAGTTTAACACTATCCAGTTTTACAGCCTTCAAAGCCTCATTAATATATCCCCTGAGGTAAGTGACCCTGTCTTTGTCATCAAGAGCAACAGGAAGCTCTAAATCATGTTCTCCATGGACGCTGAAGCCATTTTCAGTGATAATGATTTCGGGATTGTTATACTGCTCTTTAAGCCAGACCAGCATCTTGCGCATGCCCCAGGGAACACAGTACAACCAAGACGGATCACCTAATGAGtcaatttaaaatgaaacttattAGGAAGATCTGTCACTAATGAAGGGTGGTCCTGGCTCATTAGGCACTATTGTCATTTTGTTATAAACAAGCACACTAAATCAAATCATATCTTTTACTACTACACATTATACACTCAACAAATTATTAATCATTTGCAAGGGAGAGTTTAAAAGAACTCTTGTCAACTTGGGATAGTTTTTCACTTTATTGAAGTCAGTGATGTTTCCACTCTCATTATACAAGGCAGGCCGCTGTGCTCTAGTAGAGCCCAGTGGCCCCTGACACTGGCAGGTAGGTAATGAAAAGGTGCACTGACCTTTGAGCCAGGAGGGATCTCTAGAAGCCTTCATTTCTTGATCTGTAAAGTAGCCCCAGGTAACATTTTCATCCTTAGACAGGTCATGATGCTCAGCATATGAAACAGAGTAGAAATTGAGGGCCAAAAAGTCAGAAGTTCCCTTTAATGACCTCTTTTGTTCTTCTGTGAATGCTGGAAGCCTAAGGagataaataaaacaaacattgCCAACAATAAAAGTCTATTTTTTAGATTAATACttcaaaaaatttcaagttaatTTATCAGGCTATAGGTAAGAACCATTTCAACAGCTTCACTTGGCTTGGCAGAGACATGGCAGCAGTTTGCACTCGCTATAATGGCCCTGGAACCCTTTTTGGGCTTCAGGTATTTCAACTTATTTCTTATTAAGTTAAGGTATGTGAAAttaaaggggtaccattttttcaatggaaggtatatCAAAGGGGTACCTTTCCTGTCTAAAATGACATATAAAAGAGTGAGGGGTTTGAACttggggtggagcctccccaCCCCTTGGGATCACAGCTAccattatctttttttttctgttgagaGACAAGTACAGCTGGGGGTTTGAACAGTTTAAACAAACCATAATTATTCTTAACTTGTCAGttaaaaatgctgttttttacCATCTGGGGGTCAAAGTAAATAAAAGCTGTTTCTTGATCATGAAATTTGGGTTTTTTGAATTCAAAGCACCTTGGGGGATGTTTTCCTCCATGAACTAACCTAGAAGGAATCCCTTTTGCATTGCTCTTCTTTAAGATCCGTGTTTTCATCACCTCAGGATAATCTCCAATAAACACGGGATGTGCCATCCAGCCCAGAAACCACTGCATACCACGATCCGCAGCTTTAATGTCTTCTTCCTTGTTTGTCTTTGGTTCATACCACTGCGCATTGACAACAAGGCTTACTGTGCCCTGTTGGGCACTTCGGAATTCTTTATCATAGGTATGCCAGGCTTTTGCATGAGCAAGTAGCATATTGTGGCCAGCTGTATCAAATCAAAGACAGTAGCAGGGGTTTTGATTAATATTTTACCACTAACAAAGCAAGGAATTGAGAAATTACCCTAAAACACCCAGTAATGCGCACCCCAACTTAAAAGCCCATCTGCTTGTGAACAGAAACTTTATTCCTGTTTATACAAGTTCCACATTTCATAACCCTATATCCCTTGGGTCATAATTTGGCCCATCTGTATGTCTCTATGCTTCTCTGGTTACATGAGGGAAGAAATCcaaattttttctttgggtGAAATAAAGTATCTGTTGTAATCAGCTTGTTTTGAAAGCTTGTTACATTTCACCTTAAAATGTTATTACAATATCCATAAAAAGTTGTATATTTAGATTGCTTAAACTTTTTCTGGTGTAACAGTTCTGTTAAAGGGGCAAGCAATGAAGTATACATATGTCCCTGTTTTgtacttcaaatattttcaacttGCAGTAGAAGAATGTCAGCACTTTTCGGTCAGAATAATCTGCATTGGGTATTTGTCAAAATTTTGGTGACATCATGGTTTTAAGGGGCCATCCCCAGAGGCTGCACTCAAAAGAAGTTTAGGTAGAGCTGGCCGCAGAAGCCTTCAaaacctgaccctgtttaagacaaaaattgctgATATCACTACCCTGTGGATTATTCATTCCATTTTGCATACAGTAATGAGGTAAATTTTCAGACTAACATCATGGGActaaatttttggaaaaaattgttGGTGCCACACAAAATTAATGCAGAGCGCTCATTTGCAGCCTTAAAATTCTTTTAAAGGCTTCTGGGCCAAAATCACACCCTGTTAAAGATGCCAAATAGTGTAATTGCACACCCTGTTTAAGAATTAAGACCCTGAAAAGCATAAACCCTGTTCAGTGGCACATATCTGTCTTGCCTAATATGGGAGTTCCCTtatggggggaaggggggggggggcatgtcaCTTGTAGAAATTTATCCTGCCAGTGACTGCCTCTATAAAGCTTACCCTGGTATGGTCCTGCATCCATCTCCTTTATACCTGGAGCAAAAGCACCAAGCCCATATGCATCTAGTGCTTCCTCATGTGGCTCATTAATAGTGATCCATATTCCAACTCTATCTCCAAactctttaaaacaaaatcttGCATAATCATTGAAAATGTCAGGTATGTTGGGATTACGCCAACCACCCTTGTCTTGCAAAGCCTGAGGCAGGTCAAAGTGATAGAGTGTAACTGCCGGCTTGATCCCATTGCTTAACATTGCATTAATTAGGTTGTTGTAATATTCGACTCCCAAGGGATTAACTTTATCTGTTGTTCCCAGGGGTAAAACCCTGGACCAGGAGATGGAAAATCGGTAATAACCTACTCCGAGGTTTTTCAAAAGGGCTATATCCTCGTCGATTTTGTGGTAACTATCGCATGCGACATCTCCAGTGTCATTGTTGTGAATTTTCCCTCCGATGTGGCAAAAAGTGTCCCATATGCTTGGTCCTTTCCCATCTTCGTCCCAAGCGCCTTCGATCTGATAAGCTGCTGTTGCTGCGCCCCAAATAAAATCATCTGGAAAAGTTCCTCGAACGAAGCTATCGTCCCCTTCAGCTAAAGGAAACTAAAgatttaaggaaaaaaataggTCAGAAGGCCTGCTGTTGGGTGCCTGTTAAAAGTTTGTTCTAAATATCACGCAATGATTAATTCATTTCTTCGGATTGTtcaattgttttaaaagacgctAGGACACAGAACGAAATGCAATCCACCCAAAAATTACGGAATTATTACCGACATTTTGGCATCTACTTCGGTGAATGCTACAAACAGTTCcactaaaaatgaaaatttgaagATCTTGACCCACAACATTCGATCCTCTAAGCCAGCGGAGAACAAAGGacagaaaataacaaaggaaTGGGGAAGATTTCGtgctttggcgggaaaacgtaaatatttattaataattaatattattattcatatttctccctttctgattggctttaaTAAATTCCCAGCTAATCAGCTACCA from Porites lutea chromosome 6, jaPorLute2.1, whole genome shotgun sequence includes the following:
- the LOC140940058 gene encoding uncharacterized protein, producing MERLDDLSLRHISRFLDPEDIIRVGRTCKRMYSAMPRVVEWRGKDFKVNAGYYCRPELYFDGPELSHTVQKLNLSVTWHDQGWGNRKGELWLNLMRRPKDGGGEPAQIASYRPLFGIAEHFTKSSKTAIQHHPVVTEARPGDFYRFMRHVGGGGGHSLKVWNFRVVATL
- the LOC140940057 gene encoding uncharacterized protein codes for the protein MERLDDLALRHIAAFLNPEDIVNLGRTCKRMHSVMPQVVLYDEEWRGEDFEIDGPRGGHFWPELYFDGPDLSSTVKKLSLSVIWNDQGWGNRKGELFLKLIRRDGSGENIVAEHRRLFGIAEHMETPASVVIENHQVVKQARPGDFYRFMRNAGGGGGHSLTVRNFRAVASLCKVI
- the LOC140940056 gene encoding cytosolic beta-glucosidase-like, producing MLWVKIFKFSFLVELFVAFTEVDAKMSFPLAEGDDSFVRGTFPDDFIWGAATAAYQIEGAWDEDGKGPSIWDTFCHIGGKIHNNDTGDVACDSYHKIDEDIALLKNLGVGYYRFSISWSRVLPLGTTDKVNPLGVEYYNNLINAMLSNGIKPAVTLYHFDLPQALQDKGGWRNPNIPDIFNDYARFCFKEFGDRVGIWITINEPHEEALDAYGLGAFAPGIKEMDAGPYQAGHNMLLAHAKAWHTYDKEFRSAQQGTVSLVVNAQWYEPKTNKEEDIKAADRGMQWFLGWMAHPVFIGDYPEVMKTRILKKSNAKGIPSRLPAFTEEQKRSLKGTSDFLALNFYSVSYAEHHDLSKDENVTWGYFTDQEMKASRDPSWLKGDPSWLYCVPWGMRKMLVWLKEQYNNPEIIITENGFSVHGEHDLELPVALDDKDRVTYLRGYINEALKAVKLDSVKLKGYFVWSLMDNFEWDDGYRFRFGIHHVNFDDPKRPRTPKRSAQVYKEIVANNGFP